One window of Bacteroides sp. AN502(2024) genomic DNA carries:
- a CDS encoding TonB-dependent receptor, producing MKTKKIMIALMLLTTGTAWAEDFPKDSLKIVDIEEVVVIATPKENRKLRDLPVASTVLSQENMRANQVNSVKNLTGIVPNLFIPDYGSKLTTSIYIRGIGSRINTPSVGLYVDNIPYIDKSAFDFNYCDIERIDVLRGPQGTLYGRNTMGGLIKVHTKSPFTYQGTDVRMGAATYNNYNVSLTHYHRISDHFAFSTGGFYEHTGGFFENSARNNEKIDKSNAGGGRFRGIYLPTSNLKIDMTVNYEYSDQGGYPYYYTGITQNSIAKAKEKGKELTEDRADYIGKISYNDRSSYRRGLLNSGVNIEYQASNFILSAVTGYQNLNDRMFLDQDFTERDIFNLEQKQRTNTISEEIVLKAKPEKRWQWTTGAFGFYQWLHTTGPVLFKEEGVKTIIENNANSAFKQIASKPGAPTMGMTIHNPMLSVGGTFDTPTLSGALYHQSTYNNLFIEGLSVTAGLRLDYEKISMKYNSLSTPIDFGFDFHLAMGPMQINLSDQNMKAPASFIGKLSTDYVQLLPKFAIQYEWKNQNNVYATVTRGYRSGGYNIQMFSDLSHRELTNSMMNAIKESPTIGQDARWGATIIKMMDQMVPTKEIDIKTSTTYKPEYSWNYEVGSHLTLWEGRVWADLAAFYMDTRDQQLSQFAESGLGRITINAGKSRSYGAEASLRASLTKKLSLNASYGYAYATFTDYVITEEQKDGSSKVIADYNGKYVPFVPKHTLNIGGEYAITCNPRSIFDRVVFQANYNAAGRIYWTEQNDVSQSFYGTLNWRTNLEIGDAMISFWARNFLNKDYAAFYFETMNKGFMQKGRPMQFGVDLRCRF from the coding sequence ATGAAAACAAAAAAGATTATGATTGCCCTCATGCTCCTGACGACAGGGACAGCATGGGCCGAAGATTTCCCCAAAGACTCACTAAAAATAGTAGACATCGAAGAGGTGGTAGTGATTGCTACTCCGAAAGAGAACCGTAAACTGCGTGATCTACCGGTAGCCTCCACCGTCTTATCACAGGAGAATATGCGCGCCAATCAGGTAAATTCCGTGAAGAACCTGACAGGTATTGTTCCCAATCTGTTTATCCCTGACTATGGCTCCAAACTGACTACTTCGATTTATATCCGTGGAATCGGTTCGCGTATCAATACTCCGTCTGTAGGACTTTATGTAGACAACATCCCTTATATCGACAAATCCGCTTTCGACTTCAACTATTGCGATATCGAACGTATCGACGTACTTCGTGGACCACAAGGAACTTTATACGGACGTAATACGATGGGAGGACTTATCAAAGTGCACACAAAATCACCTTTCACTTATCAGGGTACTGATGTCCGCATGGGAGCAGCCACTTATAACAATTATAATGTGTCACTCACCCATTACCACCGTATATCCGACCATTTCGCTTTCTCTACGGGCGGCTTTTATGAGCACACGGGCGGCTTCTTTGAAAATTCTGCACGAAACAATGAAAAGATAGACAAAAGCAATGCCGGTGGCGGACGTTTCCGCGGAATTTACCTGCCGACATCTAATCTGAAAATAGACATGACAGTGAACTATGAATATAGCGACCAAGGTGGATATCCGTATTACTATACCGGAATTACTCAAAATAGTATAGCCAAAGCTAAAGAAAAAGGTAAAGAACTGACAGAAGACCGGGCAGATTATATCGGCAAGATTTCATATAACGACCGCAGTAGTTACCGTCGTGGATTGCTCAATTCAGGTGTTAACATCGAATATCAAGCTAGTAACTTTATACTAAGTGCTGTCACAGGTTATCAGAACCTGAACGACCGTATGTTCCTTGATCAGGATTTCACAGAAAGAGACATCTTTAATCTTGAGCAAAAGCAAAGGACAAATACCATTTCCGAAGAAATTGTCTTGAAAGCCAAACCAGAAAAGAGATGGCAATGGACTACGGGAGCTTTTGGGTTCTACCAATGGCTACATACCACAGGTCCGGTTCTGTTCAAAGAAGAAGGCGTGAAAACGATAATTGAAAACAACGCCAATTCCGCTTTTAAACAGATTGCCTCCAAACCCGGTGCACCTACTATGGGAATGACCATACATAACCCGATGCTAAGTGTAGGAGGGACCTTCGACACACCGACTCTTAGCGGTGCACTTTATCATCAGTCTACTTACAACAACCTGTTCATAGAAGGACTGTCCGTTACAGCCGGACTCCGACTCGATTACGAGAAAATCAGTATGAAGTACAATTCCCTCAGTACTCCTATCGACTTTGGTTTTGATTTTCATTTAGCAATGGGTCCCATGCAAATAAACCTGTCTGATCAGAATATGAAAGCCCCGGCCTCTTTTATAGGCAAGCTCTCGACTGATTATGTACAGCTTCTACCTAAATTTGCTATTCAATATGAATGGAAGAACCAAAATAATGTATATGCCACTGTTACTCGCGGATATCGTTCGGGAGGATATAACATCCAGATGTTCTCTGACTTATCACACAGAGAATTGACCAACTCGATGATGAATGCCATTAAAGAAAGTCCGACAATAGGGCAAGATGCCAGATGGGGAGCAACCATCATAAAAATGATGGACCAAATGGTACCTACCAAAGAGATTGATATAAAAACTTCCACTACCTACAAACCCGAATATTCGTGGAACTATGAAGTGGGTAGCCATCTTACGCTATGGGAAGGTAGAGTTTGGGCTGATCTTGCAGCATTTTATATGGATACCCGCGACCAGCAACTCTCCCAATTTGCTGAAAGTGGTTTGGGACGTATTACCATCAATGCGGGAAAAAGCCGTAGTTATGGTGCAGAAGCATCTCTTCGCGCCAGTCTGACAAAAAAGCTTAGCCTGAATGCAAGTTACGGATATGCGTATGCCACCTTTACCGATTATGTAATTACAGAAGAACAAAAAGATGGCAGTTCCAAAGTAATTGCCGATTATAATGGCAAATATGTTCCCTTCGTCCCCAAACACACCCTAAATATCGGAGGAGAATACGCCATCACCTGTAATCCGCGCTCTATCTTCGACCGGGTTGTATTCCAAGCTAATTATAACGCTGCCGGACGTATCTACTGGACTGAACAAAACGATGTCAGCCAATCTTTCTACGGCACACTCAACTGGAGAACGAATCTGGAAATCGGTGACGCAATGATTAGTTTCTGGGCACGCAACTTCCTGAATAAAGACTATGCCGCCTTCTATTTCGAAACGATGAACAAAGGTTTTATGCAGAAAGGACGCCCAATGCAATTTGGGGTAGATCTCCGCTGCCGATTCTAA
- a CDS encoding LptF/LptG family permease — MLRIKKLDIFIVKSFLMLFIGTFFICLFIFMMQFLWRYVDELVGKGLEMSVMAQFFFYSALTLVPLSLPLAVLLASLITFGNFGERYELLAMKAAGISLLKIMRPLVLFVCGLVGVSFYFQNVVGPIAQAKLGTLILSMKQKSPELDIPEGVFYSEIEDYNLKVAKKNRKTGMLYDVLIYSMKDGFEKARIIYADSGRLEMTADKQHLWLHLYSGDLFENLRAQSMKSENVPYRREQFREKHTIIEFNSDFNMVDGEIMGKQSNAKDMAQLQSSIDSMVVVGDSIGRQYYREVAEGNFRASYGLTKEDTVKIEKADIREYNVDSLYEVASLTQKQKVLSSAVSRAENVANDLGFKKFTMEDNDYKIRKHKTEWHKKITISLSCLLFFFIGAPLGGIIRKGGLGMPVIVSVLVFIIYYIIDNTGYKMARDGKWIVWMGMWTSSVVLAPLGAFLTYKSNKDSVVLNADAYINWFKKIAGIRNVRHVFKKEVIIHDPDYTRLAGDLEQLTAECRAYAAKKRLEKAPNYFRLWMSGEEDNGVIAINEKLEALIEEMSNTKSATLIGALNNYPVISVSAHVRPFHIYGLNLVAGVIFPVGLFFYFRIWAFRVRLAKDMERIIKNNEQIQFIIQKINK, encoded by the coding sequence ATGCTACGCATAAAGAAATTAGATATATTTATCGTAAAGAGTTTTTTGATGCTCTTTATTGGTACATTCTTCATCTGTCTGTTCATATTTATGATGCAGTTCCTGTGGAGATATGTAGACGAATTGGTCGGAAAGGGATTGGAGATGAGCGTCATGGCTCAATTCTTCTTTTATTCCGCATTAACCTTAGTGCCATTATCGTTGCCATTGGCAGTGTTGCTAGCCTCTTTGATTACTTTCGGTAACTTTGGCGAGCGTTACGAATTACTCGCAATGAAAGCCGCGGGTATTTCTCTACTTAAAATCATGCGTCCGCTCGTGCTCTTTGTTTGCGGACTTGTCGGTGTTTCATTCTATTTCCAAAATGTTGTAGGTCCTATCGCCCAGGCTAAGCTGGGAACCTTGATTCTTTCGATGAAACAGAAATCTCCCGAGTTGGATATCCCGGAAGGAGTTTTCTATTCTGAAATAGAGGATTACAATTTAAAGGTAGCCAAGAAAAACCGGAAGACCGGTATGCTATATGATGTACTGATTTATAGTATGAAAGATGGGTTTGAGAAAGCACGTATTATCTATGCTGATTCCGGGCGCTTGGAGATGACGGCAGATAAACAGCATCTTTGGCTACATTTGTATAGTGGAGACTTATTTGAGAATCTGAGGGCGCAAAGTATGAAATCGGAAAATGTGCCTTATCGCCGGGAGCAATTCCGGGAGAAGCATACCATTATTGAATTTAATTCTGATTTCAATATGGTTGACGGTGAAATTATGGGTAAGCAGTCCAATGCTAAGGATATGGCGCAGTTGCAAAGCTCTATTGATTCTATGGTGGTAGTGGGAGATAGTATCGGACGACAATATTACAGGGAAGTGGCAGAAGGAAATTTCCGTGCTTCCTATGGATTGACAAAGGAAGATACGGTCAAGATAGAAAAGGCGGATATTCGTGAATATAACGTGGACAGTCTTTATGAGGTAGCCTCTTTAACGCAGAAACAGAAGGTACTTTCTTCTGCTGTCAGTCGAGCGGAGAATGTGGCTAACGACCTTGGATTCAAGAAATTCACGATGGAAGATAATGATTATAAAATTCGGAAGCATAAGACGGAATGGCATAAGAAGATAACGATTTCACTCTCTTGTTTGCTGTTTTTCTTTATCGGAGCTCCATTGGGGGGGATTATTCGCAAAGGAGGTTTGGGAATGCCAGTAATCGTATCGGTGTTGGTATTTATCATTTACTATATCATTGATAATACAGGATATAAAATGGCCCGTGACGGTAAGTGGATAGTATGGATGGGAATGTGGACAAGTAGTGTGGTTCTTGCCCCATTAGGAGCTTTCCTTACCTATAAATCGAATAAGGACTCTGTGGTACTTAATGCAGATGCCTATATTAACTGGTTCAAAAAGATTGCGGGGATTCGTAATGTACGTCATGTCTTTAAGAAAGAGGTGATTATCCACGATCCTGATTATACCCGTCTAGCCGGTGATTTGGAACAACTCACTGCAGAGTGTAGGGCGTATGCTGCTAAGAAACGATTGGAAAAAGCGCCCAACTACTTCAGGTTATGGATGTCAGGCGAAGAGGATAATGGGGTAATAGCTATCAATGAAAAGCTGGAAGCATTGATTGAAGAAATGTCCAATACGAAATCTGCCACTTTGATCGGCGCATTAAACAATTATCCGGTTATTTCCGTTTCTGCTCATGTGCGCCCGTTCCATATATATGGGTTGAATTTGGTAGCCGGAGTTATTTTCCCTGTCGGTTTATTTTTCTATTTCCGCATCTGGGCGTTCCGTGTTCGTCTGGCTAAGGATATGGAACGGATTATAAAGAACAATGAACAAATTCAATTCATCATACAAAAAATCAATAAATAA
- a CDS encoding U32 family peptidase — MIKQRKIELLAPAKNLECGIEAINHGADAVYIGAPKFGARAAAVNSLEDIEALVQHAHLYNARIYVTVNTILKEEELKETEEMIHALFRMGVDALIVQDMGITKLNLPPIPLHASTQMDNRTPEKVKFLQEAGFRQVVLARELSLREIKNIHESCPEVPLEVFVHGALCVSYSGQCYVSQACFGRSANRGECAQFCRLPFSMVDADGKVIVKDKHLLSLKDMNQSDELERLLDAGASSFKIEGRLKDVSYVKNVTAAYRQKLDAILARRPEYVRASSATCRFNFKPQLDKSFSRGFTHYFLHGRDKEIFSFDTPKSLGEEMGTVKETRGNYLTVAGLKSFNNGDGVCYIDEQGRLQGFRINRVDGNKLYPQEMPRIKPRTTLYRNFDQEFERILSHKSAERKIAVKILLADNNFGFSLTLTDEDDNSVTATLSRVKELARTPQTDNLKTQLSKLGNTPFEAKEIEISFTGNWFLPASVLADFRRQAVDRLITARRINYRQELAVWKPTNHAFPQTALTYLGNVMNTRAASFYQEHGVQQVAAAYEKETVEDAVLMFCKHCLRYSMGWCPIHQRVRSSYKEPYYLVSNDGKLFRLEFDCKNCQMKVKAAQ; from the coding sequence ATGATAAAGCAGCGTAAAATAGAACTTCTCGCTCCGGCGAAAAACTTGGAGTGTGGCATTGAAGCTATCAACCATGGTGCAGATGCTGTATATATCGGTGCCCCGAAGTTCGGTGCCCGTGCGGCGGCCGTGAATTCATTGGAAGATATTGAGGCATTGGTGCAGCATGCTCATTTGTATAATGCGCGTATTTATGTCACGGTCAACACGATTCTGAAAGAAGAAGAGTTGAAAGAGACGGAGGAGATGATTCATGCACTTTTTCGGATGGGTGTGGATGCACTGATTGTACAGGATATGGGGATCACGAAGTTGAACCTTCCTCCGATACCGCTTCATGCCAGTACGCAGATGGATAATCGCACGCCGGAGAAGGTGAAGTTTTTGCAGGAAGCAGGTTTTCGGCAAGTGGTGTTGGCGAGGGAGTTATCGCTGCGTGAGATAAAGAATATACATGAAAGCTGTCCGGAAGTGCCTTTGGAGGTATTTGTACATGGAGCGCTTTGTGTTAGCTATAGTGGGCAATGCTATGTCAGTCAAGCTTGTTTCGGTCGTAGTGCCAATCGCGGAGAGTGTGCACAATTCTGTCGTTTACCTTTTAGTATGGTAGATGCGGACGGGAAAGTGATTGTGAAAGACAAACATCTGCTTTCCCTGAAAGATATGAATCAAAGTGACGAACTGGAGCGACTGCTGGATGCCGGGGCTTCTTCATTTAAAATAGAGGGACGCCTGAAAGACGTATCTTATGTGAAGAATGTGACGGCTGCTTATCGTCAGAAACTGGATGCGATTCTTGCCCGTCGTCCGGAATATGTGCGGGCTTCTTCGGCTACGTGTCGTTTCAATTTTAAACCACAACTGGATAAGAGCTTCAGTCGTGGATTTACGCATTATTTCTTACACGGACGTGATAAAGAGATTTTCTCTTTCGACACTCCTAAGTCGCTAGGCGAAGAGATGGGAACCGTGAAGGAGACCCGGGGTAACTATCTGACAGTTGCCGGACTTAAATCTTTTAACAATGGAGACGGTGTTTGCTATATCGATGAACAGGGACGTTTGCAGGGGTTCCGCATCAATCGGGTGGACGGCAACAAACTCTATCCACAGGAAATGCCCCGTATCAAGCCCCGCACTACATTGTATCGTAATTTCGACCAGGAGTTTGAACGAATCCTTTCCCACAAATCTGCCGAAAGGAAAATCGCAGTGAAAATCTTGCTTGCTGACAACAATTTCGGTTTCTCTCTGACATTGACTGACGAAGATGATAATAGCGTTACAGCCACTCTCTCTCGTGTGAAAGAACTTGCCCGGACTCCACAGACGGATAACCTGAAAACACAACTTTCCAAACTGGGGAATACCCCTTTTGAAGCAAAAGAAATAGAAATATCCTTTACCGGGAACTGGTTTTTGCCGGCTTCAGTACTAGCTGATTTCCGTAGACAGGCAGTCGACCGGTTAATAACTGCCCGTCGAATCAATTATCGTCAGGAACTGGCAGTATGGAAGCCGACGAATCATGCTTTTCCGCAAACGGCATTAACGTATCTGGGGAATGTAATGAACACCCGTGCAGCTTCTTTCTATCAGGAGCATGGGGTACAACAAGTAGCGGCAGCGTACGAGAAAGAAACGGTGGAAGATGCGGTACTGATGTTCTGCAAGCATTGTTTGCGCTATAGTATGGGATGGTGTCCTATCCATCAGCGGGTGCGTTCATCTTATAAAGAGCCCTACTATCTGGTATCGAATGATGGCAAGCTCTTTCGTCTGGAATTTGATTGTAAGAATTGTCAAATGAAAGTAAAGGCGGCGCAATGA
- a CDS encoding zinc ribbon domain-containing protein encodes MRIILHHRGRRRHRGYSEGNIFTHSSETDCLSVFGKKCRTFFSFPFLFSVSSVMKTVMNLLLCLFLLSSCYYKAPALDSEELSKKTKDSLTYLYERHYTWNTNLEVVDDSISLECLPIKDTFIQLNKGDRVVVAEFAVHPADSVDSIWVKLAHTQDKQGWIREKELKKSFVPTDSISQAIYFFSDTHVSYFVIIFALFVGGYLFRAFRRKQLQLVYFNDIDSVYPLFLCLLMAFSATIYESIQGFVPETWEHFYFNPTLSPFRVPFILSVFLLSIWLFLIVVLAVLDDLFRQLTPAAAIFYLLGLMSCCIFCYFFFILMTHIYIGYLFLAFFMLVFVKKVWRNIGYKYCCGHCGEKLKQKGVCPHCGAINE; translated from the coding sequence ATGAGAATCATTCTTCACCACAGAGGACGCAGAAGACACAGAGGATATAGTGAAGGTAACATCTTCACTCATTCTTCTGAAACAGACTGTTTGAGTGTTTTTGGAAAAAAGTGTAGAACGTTTTTCTCTTTCCCCTTTTTATTCTCTGTGTCCTCTGTGATGAAAACAGTGATGAACCTACTACTATGTTTATTTTTGCTTTCATCCTGTTATTATAAAGCCCCGGCTCTGGATTCGGAAGAATTGTCGAAGAAGACGAAAGACTCGTTGACCTACTTGTACGAACGGCATTATACATGGAATACAAACCTGGAAGTAGTCGATGATTCCATCTCTTTGGAATGTCTCCCGATAAAAGATACTTTTATTCAGTTGAATAAAGGAGATAGGGTAGTGGTGGCAGAGTTTGCGGTTCACCCTGCCGATAGTGTAGACAGTATTTGGGTGAAGCTGGCACATACACAGGATAAACAGGGCTGGATACGTGAAAAAGAACTCAAAAAATCATTTGTGCCGACTGATAGTATTTCGCAGGCCATTTATTTTTTCAGTGATACGCATGTTTCTTATTTTGTTATTATTTTCGCTTTATTCGTGGGGGGATATCTGTTTCGTGCTTTTCGTCGAAAGCAGTTGCAGCTGGTCTATTTTAATGATATAGATAGTGTTTATCCATTATTCCTCTGTTTATTGATGGCTTTCAGTGCAACGATTTACGAATCAATCCAGGGGTTTGTGCCGGAAACGTGGGAACATTTTTATTTCAATCCTACTTTGTCGCCATTCAGAGTTCCTTTTATTCTTTCTGTCTTTTTGTTGAGTATTTGGTTGTTTTTGATAGTCGTTTTGGCGGTGTTGGATGATTTGTTTCGGCAGTTGACTCCGGCAGCGGCTATTTTTTATTTGTTAGGGTTGATGTCCTGCTGTATTTTCTGCTATTTCTTCTTTATCCTGATGACGCATATTTATATCGGTTATCTGTTTCTTGCCTTTTTTATGCTGGTTTTTGTGAAGAAAGTCTGGCGGAACATTGGGTATAAGTATTGTTGCGGGCATTGCGGGGAAAAATTGAAGCAAAAAGGTGTATGTCCCCATTGTGGAGCGATCAATGAGTAA
- a CDS encoding bifunctional 3,4-dihydroxy-2-butanone-4-phosphate synthase/GTP cyclohydrolase II gives MKETIKMDRIEDAIADFKEGKFVIVVDDEDRENEGDLIIAAEKITPEKVNFMLKHARGVLCAPVTLSRCKELDLPHQVSDNTSVLGTPFTVTIDKLEGCTTGVSASDRAATIQALADPASTPATFGRPGHINPLYAQEKGVLRRAGHTEAAIDMARLAGLYPAGALMEIMSEDGTMARLPELRQMADEYGLKLISIHDLIVYRLKQESIVEKGVEVNMPTEYGKFRLIPFRQKSNGLEHMAIFKGTWSEDEPILVRVHSSCATGDILGSQRCDCGEQLHKAMEMIEKEGKGVVVYLNQEGRGIGLMEKMKAYKLQEDGMDTVDANICLGHLADERDYGVGAQILRELGVHKMRLLTNNPVKRVGLEAYGLEIVENVPVETVPNPYNERYLRTKKERMGHILHFNK, from the coding sequence ATGAAAGAGACAATTAAAATGGATAGAATAGAGGATGCGATTGCCGACTTCAAAGAGGGCAAGTTTGTCATAGTAGTAGATGATGAAGACCGCGAAAATGAGGGCGACTTGATTATTGCCGCTGAAAAGATAACTCCCGAGAAAGTGAATTTCATGTTGAAACATGCACGTGGGGTGCTTTGTGCACCTGTCACATTGTCTCGTTGCAAGGAGTTGGATTTACCGCATCAGGTAAGTGACAATACTTCCGTGTTGGGAACTCCTTTTACGGTTACTATTGACAAACTGGAGGGCTGTACAACAGGTGTTTCTGCTTCTGACCGTGCTGCTACTATTCAGGCGTTGGCTGATCCTGCTTCTACTCCGGCAACTTTCGGTCGTCCCGGACACATCAATCCGTTATATGCACAAGAAAAAGGAGTGCTTCGCCGTGCCGGACATACGGAAGCTGCGATTGACATGGCTCGTCTGGCAGGACTTTACCCGGCAGGTGCTTTAATGGAAATCATGAGCGAAGATGGAACAATGGCACGTTTGCCCGAACTCCGTCAGATGGCAGATGAGTACGGACTGAAATTGATTTCTATCCATGATCTGATTGTTTATCGTTTGAAACAGGAATCAATTGTAGAAAAAGGGGTCGAGGTAAATATGCCTACCGAATACGGAAAGTTCCGTCTGATTCCTTTCCGCCAAAAATCAAACGGACTGGAGCATATGGCTATATTTAAAGGTACATGGAGCGAAGATGAACCTATCTTGGTACGTGTTCATTCCTCTTGTGCTACTGGAGATATCCTTGGTTCGCAGCGTTGTGATTGTGGCGAACAATTGCATAAAGCGATGGAGATGATCGAAAAAGAAGGGAAAGGGGTAGTCGTTTACCTCAATCAGGAAGGACGCGGCATCGGTTTGATGGAAAAGATGAAAGCATATAAACTTCAGGAAGACGGTATGGACACTGTTGACGCAAATATCTGCCTGGGACACCTTGCCGACGAACGTGATTATGGAGTAGGCGCACAGATTCTTCGTGAACTGGGAGTACACAAAATGAGGCTTTTGACAAACAATCCGGTAAAACGTGTTGGGTTGGAAGCCTATGGATTGGAGATTGTAGAAAATGTACCTGTTGAAACAGTTCCTAATCCGTATAATGAGCGATACTTGAGAACGAAGAAAGAAAGAATGGGACATATTTTGCATTTTAATAAGTAA
- the metA gene encoding homoserine O-succinyltransferase — MPLNLPDKLPAIELLKEENIFVIDTSRATQQDIRPLRIVILNLMPLKITTETDLVRLLSNTPLQVEISFMKIKSHTSKNTPIEHMKTFYTDFDQMRHGKYDGMIITGAPVEQMDFEEVNYWDEITEIFDWARTHVTSTLYICWAAQAGLYHHYGVPKYPLEKKMFGIFEHRVQEPFHSIFRGFDDCFYVPHSRHTEVRREDILKVPELTLLSESKEAGVYMVMARGGREFFVTGHSEYSPLTLDTEYRRDLDKGLPIEIPHNYYIDDDPEKGPLVRWRAHANLLFSNWLNYFVYQETPYNINDIK, encoded by the coding sequence ATGCCTTTAAATTTACCCGATAAACTACCTGCAATAGAGCTTTTGAAGGAAGAAAATATTTTTGTGATCGACACTTCCCGCGCTACGCAGCAGGATATTCGTCCGCTACGAATCGTGATTCTGAACCTGATGCCATTGAAGATTACAACGGAAACAGACTTGGTACGCTTACTTTCGAATACTCCTCTTCAGGTGGAGATTTCGTTTATGAAGATCAAGAGTCACACATCGAAGAATACGCCGATAGAACACATGAAAACGTTCTATACGGATTTCGATCAGATGCGTCATGGGAAGTATGATGGTATGATTATTACTGGAGCCCCTGTGGAACAGATGGACTTCGAGGAGGTGAACTATTGGGATGAAATTACGGAAATCTTTGATTGGGCACGTACGCATGTCACTTCTACTTTATATATATGTTGGGCTGCACAAGCCGGATTGTATCATCATTATGGAGTTCCTAAATATCCGTTGGAAAAGAAGATGTTCGGTATCTTTGAACATCGCGTACAGGAACCTTTCCATTCCATCTTCCGTGGTTTTGACGATTGTTTCTATGTGCCGCATAGCCGTCATACGGAAGTGCGTAGGGAAGATATTCTGAAAGTTCCGGAACTGACATTGCTTTCCGAATCGAAAGAAGCCGGTGTTTATATGGTAATGGCACGGGGGGGACGTGAGTTCTTTGTCACGGGACACTCTGAATATTCTCCGCTGACGCTGGATACGGAATACCGCCGTGATTTGGATAAAGGTCTGCCGATAGAAATCCCTCACAATTATTATATAGACGATGATCCTGAAAAAGGCCCGTTGGTACGTTGGCGCGCTCATGCTAATTTGCTGTTCTCCAACTGGCTAAATTATTTTGTCTATCAGGAAACACCTTACAACATCAATGATATTAAATGA
- a CDS encoding pyridoxal phosphate-dependent aminotransferase — protein MNQLSDRLNSLSPSATLAMSQKSNELKAQGVDVINLSVGEPDFNTPDHIKEAAKRAIDDNFSRYSPVPGYPALRNAIVEKLKKENGLEYTAAQISCANGAKQSVCNTILVLVNPGDEVIVPAPYWVSYPEMVKMAEGTPVIVSAGIEQDFKITPEQLEAAITPKTKVLILCSPSNPTGSVYTKEELAGLSAVLAKHPQVIVIADEIYEHINYIGAHQSIAQFPEMKERTVIVNGVSKAYAMTGWRIGFIAGPEWIVKACNKLQGQYTSGPCSVSQKAAEAAYTGTQEPVKEMQRAFERRRDLIVKLAKDVPGFEVNVPQGAFYLFPKCDAFFGKSNGERKITNSDDLAMYLLEEAHVACVGGASFGAPECIRMSYATSDENIVEAIRRIKEALAKLK, from the coding sequence ATGAATCAATTGTCAGATCGTTTGAACAGCTTGTCGCCATCGGCAACGCTTGCCATGTCTCAAAAGAGTAACGAACTCAAGGCACAGGGTGTTGATGTTATTAACTTAAGTGTAGGAGAACCTGATTTTAATACTCCTGACCACATCAAAGAAGCTGCGAAAAGAGCCATAGATGATAACTTTTCCCGTTACTCTCCGGTACCGGGTTATCCGGCTTTGCGTAATGCTATTGTTGAGAAACTGAAAAAAGAAAACGGTCTTGAATATACAGCCGCCCAGATTTCGTGTGCAAATGGTGCAAAACAATCCGTTTGTAATACAATTCTTGTATTGGTAAATCCGGGTGACGAAGTAATCGTTCCGGCTCCTTACTGGGTAAGCTATCCGGAAATGGTGAAAATGGCTGAAGGTACTCCCGTAATTGTTTCGGCAGGTATCGAACAAGATTTCAAGATTACTCCGGAACAGTTGGAAGCTGCCATTACTCCGAAAACGAAAGTTTTGATTCTTTGTTCTCCGTCCAACCCGACAGGCTCGGTATATACGAAAGAAGAATTGGCAGGATTATCTGCTGTATTGGCTAAACATCCGCAGGTGATCGTAATCGCTGACGAGATTTACGAACATATCAATTACATCGGTGCACATCAGAGTATCGCTCAATTTCCGGAAATGAAGGAACGTACAGTGATTGTAAACGGTGTATCCAAGGCTTACGCTATGACAGGATGGAGAATCGGTTTCATTGCCGGTCCGGAATGGATTGTAAAAGCTTGCAACAAGTTGCAAGGTCAGTACACTTCAGGGCCTTGTTCCGTTTCTCAAAAAGCTGCTGAAGCCGCATATACAGGAACACAAGAACCGGTAAAAGAGATGCAGAGAGCATTCGAACGTCGTCGTGACCTGATTGTGAAGTTGGCTAAAGATGTTCCGGGATTTGAAGTAAACGTTCCGCAGGGAGCTTTCTACCTGTTCCCGAAATGTGATGCTTTCTTTGGAAAGAGCAACGGTGAACGTAAGATTACAAATTCGGATGATTTGGCAATGTATTTGCTGGAAGAGGCTCACGTGGCTTGTGTAGGTGGTGCTTCTTTTGGCGCTCCCGAATGTATTCGTATGAGTTATGCTACAAGTGATGAAAATATTGTAGAGGCTATCCGTCGTATCAAGGAAGCATTAGCCAAACTGAAATAA
- a CDS encoding DUF362 domain-containing protein — protein MAYVISDDCIACGTCIDECPVEAISEGDIYSINPDVCTECGTCADVCPSEAIHPAE, from the coding sequence ATGGCTTACGTAATTAGTGACGATTGTATTGCTTGCGGTACTTGTATTGACGAGTGTCCGGTAGAAGCTATCTCTGAAGGTGATATCTACTCTATCAATCCAGATGTATGTACTGAGTGTGGTACTTGCGCAGACGTTTGTCCGTCTGAAGCAATTCACCCTGCTGAATAA